A window of the Haloterrigena turkmenica DSM 5511 genome harbors these coding sequences:
- a CDS encoding IS6 family transposase: MTLADLLSECYAAKFDESWERERTATPVRVFAVRLHATGCSLRETQAILRLIGVDRSHQAIWHWVHRLADNVPDPPTAQPSRVAIDETAVKINGDWSWVYAAIDLDSRLILDVAVFGRRGTDPAAAFLHRLTEKHNLSDAVFLVDGYGYLTALSRLGLSGQLDYVERNLIEKWFQTFKMRVDRFHNSWVGSRTSVREWLEQYVHYYNTQRPHQSLNGQTPAEVLN, translated from the coding sequence ATGACACTCGCAGACCTGCTCAGCGAGTGCTACGCGGCGAAATTTGATGAATCTTGGGAGCGTGAGCGGACGGCGACGCCCGTCAGGGTGTTCGCCGTCCGCCTCCACGCGACCGGTTGTTCGCTCCGAGAGACACAAGCGATTCTTCGCTTGATCGGCGTAGACCGCTCTCATCAAGCAATCTGGCACTGGGTACATCGGCTAGCTGATAACGTACCAGACCCGCCGACGGCGCAGCCGTCGCGGGTCGCCATTGATGAAACCGCTGTCAAGATCAACGGCGACTGGTCTTGGGTGTACGCTGCAATAGACCTAGACTCACGACTAATTCTTGATGTCGCAGTGTTCGGACGGCGAGGCACCGATCCAGCCGCTGCGTTCCTGCATCGATTGACCGAGAAACACAATCTCTCCGACGCTGTGTTTCTCGTCGATGGCTACGGCTATCTGACTGCCCTCTCTCGATTGGGGTTAAGCGGTCAACTCGACTACGTCGAGCGAAACCTGATCGAAAAGTGGTTTCAGACCTTCAAGATGCGGGTTGACCGCTTCCATAATTCGTGGGTGGGCAGTCGGACGAGCGTCAGAGAATGGCTTGAACAGTACGTACACTACTATAACACACAACGACCGCATCAATCACTCAACGGACAGACGCCAGCCGAGGTGCTAAACTAG
- a CDS encoding PadR family transcriptional regulator produces the protein MYVIAGADRPSGQDVKEEIEGYYESEINHGRLYPNLDTLVNKELVEKGELDRRTNYYAIGDAGEQAIQDRREWEDQYVEL, from the coding sequence CTGTATGTGATCGCAGGTGCTGACCGCCCGTCCGGCCAAGATGTCAAGGAGGAGATAGAGGGATACTATGAGAGCGAGATCAATCACGGCCGGCTGTACCCAAACCTCGACACGCTTGTCAACAAGGAGTTGGTCGAGAAGGGCGAACTCGACCGACGGACGAACTATTATGCGATCGGCGACGCAGGAGAGCAAGCGATCCAGGATAGACGAGAGTGGGAAGATCAGTACGTCGAATTGTAG
- a CDS encoding HTH domain-containing protein, producing the protein MNIHTDELTVEVYIRPDGLVEPIDTKIDALHRLDSADHIDNLMMNAWPDAITLTDQTPYSDAIDAFEQMEAWAGKHGASIQPPFSVRTSTSTFTNETQTTLRTPMMCLAVYAGEQLVNVFPHSSGDDHHGVMDAITALRTDDLELFPYAPDSATPPPSHCPECNTQLTNVQGIGICQCCDRVEVGTMPHYERSQRSQLALRP; encoded by the coding sequence ATGAACATTCATACCGACGAATTGACCGTAGAAGTATACATCCGTCCGGACGGACTGGTTGAGCCGATCGACACCAAAATCGACGCGTTACACCGGCTCGACTCTGCGGATCATATTGACAACCTGATGATGAACGCGTGGCCGGATGCAATCACGCTCACAGACCAAACACCCTACAGCGACGCGATCGATGCGTTTGAACAGATGGAAGCGTGGGCCGGTAAACACGGGGCCAGCATCCAACCGCCATTCAGCGTTCGGACTTCCACGTCCACCTTTACGAACGAAACACAGACCACGCTCCGGACTCCAATGATGTGTCTTGCTGTATACGCTGGAGAACAATTGGTGAACGTCTTCCCACACTCATCAGGTGACGATCACCACGGAGTAATGGACGCGATTACAGCCCTCAGAACGGATGACCTTGAGCTGTTCCCGTATGCCCCTGATTCGGCTACACCACCGCCGAGCCACTGTCCAGAATGTAATACTCAATTAACAAACGTACAGGGGATTGGTATATGTCAGTGTTGTGACCGAGTCGAAGTCGGCACCATGCCTCATTACGAGCGAAGTCAGCGGTCGCAGCTTGCGCTCCGACCGTGA
- a CDS encoding DNA-binding protein, with protein sequence MSSTNFRDDKTSDESSVNQEAAVEKTDVGVDVEDPFTEDVVDETPEFAASVDQETHAKVETNHPETVVGREENEFGHLPLAQEERIRGREEELELISAKATFGRQEGREKRTREIVVEQRRERRVERVDPRSELKQEQLAEVNTQSVRITETVRGGPNRAAVSRGLAERVTDGTSMIDATLEEMEEVKAESGTIVDIADVPEVEAGEVDVEGEIIKLWEPSKSSISQVGLIADETEKMKFTIWENSYQTTVSEGETVRIRNAAKNWHNERCNLAVTGWSRLEFPERGRWWIQE encoded by the coding sequence ATGAGTTCTACAAACTTCCGAGATGATAAAACTTCGGATGAATCGAGTGTCAACCAGGAGGCGGCTGTGGAAAAGACGGACGTGGGCGTGGACGTGGAAGATCCGTTCACGGAAGATGTCGTGGACGAAACACCGGAGTTCGCGGCGTCGGTTGATCAGGAGACACACGCGAAAGTCGAGACGAACCACCCGGAAACGGTGGTCGGGCGCGAGGAGAACGAGTTCGGTCACCTACCACTGGCACAGGAAGAGCGAATTCGGGGTCGTGAGGAGGAGCTCGAGTTGATCAGCGCAAAGGCGACGTTCGGACGGCAGGAGGGACGAGAGAAGCGGACGCGAGAGATCGTGGTCGAGCAGCGCCGAGAGCGGCGGGTTGAACGGGTGGACCCCCGTTCGGAGCTGAAGCAAGAGCAGTTAGCGGAGGTCAACACACAATCGGTGCGAATCACAGAGACGGTGCGTGGGGGGCCAAACCGGGCGGCAGTGAGCCGTGGACTGGCGGAGAGGGTGACGGACGGGACGTCGATGATCGATGCAACCCTCGAGGAGATGGAGGAAGTGAAGGCCGAATCGGGAACGATCGTGGACATCGCAGACGTGCCGGAAGTGGAGGCAGGCGAAGTGGACGTGGAAGGCGAGATCATCAAACTGTGGGAGCCCTCGAAGTCGTCGATCAGCCAAGTGGGACTGATCGCAGATGAGACCGAGAAGATGAAGTTCACGATTTGGGAGAACTCCTACCAGACAACAGTGAGCGAGGGAGAGACGGTGCGGATCAGGAACGCGGCGAAGAACTGGCACAACGAGCGATGCAACCTGGCCGTGACCGGTTGGAGTCGCCTCGAGTTCCCCGAACGCGGGCGGTGGTGGATCCAGGAATAG
- a CDS encoding PAS domain-containing sensor histidine kinase, which yields MNGWESGALIPAAVDTLPINFAILDDDGTILYTNRAWQEFGEANDIELRPDTIGTNYLTITRQAETETAQTAAAGLSEILTGERKLFEFEYPCHSPNKQRWFLMRAASFTTGDQRYVAVAHFDITDRYQYQRRLEESNERLQQFAYVASHDLREPLRMVTSYLQLLESRYSDELDEDAKEFIEFAVDGAERMEAMIEGLLTYSRVETQGKSFESVDLEAVLDDVLTDLSIRIDETGAEITAEPLPTVSGDASQLRQLFQNLLENALQYSGEQEPRVTISATRDEDEWMISVSDEGIGIDQEDVDRVFEVFQRLHSHEEYKGTGIGLALCRRIVERHGGEIWVDSEPEEGSTFSFTLSATDT from the coding sequence ATGAATGGCTGGGAGTCAGGGGCTCTTATTCCAGCGGCTGTAGATACACTCCCGATCAACTTCGCAATCCTTGATGACGATGGAACAATCCTGTATACAAATCGTGCCTGGCAGGAGTTCGGCGAAGCGAATGATATCGAACTTCGACCGGATACAATCGGAACCAACTATCTTACGATCACCAGACAAGCGGAAACGGAGACGGCACAAACTGCTGCCGCCGGGTTATCCGAGATTTTAACGGGCGAACGCAAATTGTTCGAGTTTGAATATCCGTGTCACTCTCCCAACAAACAACGGTGGTTTCTCATGCGGGCAGCATCGTTCACTACCGGTGATCAGAGATACGTCGCTGTTGCCCATTTTGATATCACTGATCGGTACCAGTATCAGCGTCGGTTGGAAGAGTCCAACGAGCGCCTCCAGCAGTTCGCCTACGTTGCCTCCCACGACCTCCGAGAGCCGTTACGAATGGTCACGAGCTACCTACAACTGCTTGAGAGTCGGTATAGTGACGAACTTGACGAAGACGCCAAAGAGTTCATCGAGTTCGCAGTTGACGGTGCCGAACGGATGGAGGCAATGATTGAGGGGCTGCTTACGTACTCCAGAGTCGAAACACAGGGGAAGTCCTTCGAGTCGGTCGATCTCGAGGCAGTGCTGGACGACGTGTTGACGGATCTCAGTATCCGGATCGACGAAACCGGTGCTGAAATCACTGCTGAACCGCTGCCGACTGTCAGCGGTGACGCCAGCCAACTCCGTCAACTCTTCCAGAATCTGTTAGAAAACGCCCTCCAGTACAGCGGTGAGCAGGAACCCCGAGTGACAATCTCTGCGACGCGTGACGAGGACGAGTGGATGATTTCCGTTAGTGACGAGGGGATCGGTATCGATCAAGAAGATGTAGACCGGGTGTTCGAGGTATTCCAGCGACTCCACAGTCACGAGGAGTACAAAGGAACAGGGATTGGCCTTGCACTCTGCCGACGAATTGTCGAACGCCACGGGGGCGAGATTTGGGTAGACTCCGAACCCGAAGAAGGATCGACGTTTTCGTTCACGCTTTCAGCAACCGATACGTGA
- a CDS encoding DUF7568 family protein, which translates to MPRITNWRRESRSPTLAYRNTETDARAVLHRAPDSYRYKWHGVILVDGYPVWSRGYETKDAKSFRDELRERPAPELSCPECPNDNVRVGEKSADGAKVQRWYDCPDCGYEAHSRIVYGAER; encoded by the coding sequence ATGCCCCGCATTACCAACTGGCGACGCGAGAGCCGCTCGCCGACGCTCGCGTATCGGAATACCGAGACCGATGCGCGAGCCGTCTTGCATCGAGCGCCGGACTCCTACCGGTACAAATGGCATGGGGTGATTCTCGTCGACGGCTATCCAGTATGGTCGCGGGGATACGAGACGAAGGACGCGAAGTCGTTCCGTGACGAGCTCCGGGAGCGGCCGGCTCCGGAACTCAGCTGTCCGGAGTGTCCGAACGACAACGTCCGCGTCGGCGAGAAGTCAGCAGACGGGGCGAAGGTCCAGCGATGGTACGACTGCCCCGACTGTGGGTACGAAGCCCACTCCCGCATCGTCTACGGCGCCGAACGGTGA
- the epsC gene encoding serine O-acetyltransferase EpsC, with product MGYEYTGDAHLELVTAYEADESPFPTDDSRVYPCREFLRDEPLLLKQLLFPRCWNGTDLVDDTAETRRHLTALGTCIRKGITAYSSRDADDLTGVVDGILDRLPEIRRTLKKDVEAAYKGDPAAKSYCEIIRSYPGFHAILTHRVAHRLYEADHVKYARELAEYSKVETGIDIHPGATIGDHFFIDHGTGVVIGETATVGDWVRIYQNVTLGALHFEEEEGEEHMLAKDYKRHPDIGDHVVIGAGSNVLGPVDVGDHVSIGANSWVTDDVPNDTSVFISDHPEQERKPNK from the coding sequence ATGGGATACGAGTACACTGGCGACGCCCACCTCGAACTCGTCACAGCCTACGAAGCGGACGAATCACCGTTTCCGACTGACGACTCACGAGTGTATCCGTGCCGGGAGTTTCTGCGTGACGAACCCCTTCTACTCAAACAACTTCTGTTCCCCCGATGCTGGAACGGGACGGACCTGGTCGACGATACGGCCGAAACGAGACGCCACTTGACGGCGCTCGGCACCTGCATTCGGAAGGGAATCACGGCGTATTCGAGTCGCGACGCGGACGACCTGACCGGCGTCGTTGATGGGATACTTGACCGACTGCCGGAAATCCGGCGCACCCTCAAGAAAGACGTCGAGGCGGCGTACAAGGGCGACCCCGCGGCAAAAAGTTACTGTGAAATCATTCGGTCGTACCCCGGCTTTCACGCCATCCTCACCCACCGGGTTGCACACCGCCTCTACGAGGCGGACCACGTCAAGTACGCGCGCGAACTCGCCGAGTACTCGAAAGTCGAGACGGGCATCGACATCCACCCCGGCGCGACAATCGGCGACCACTTCTTCATCGACCACGGGACCGGCGTCGTCATCGGTGAGACGGCCACGGTCGGTGACTGGGTCCGAATCTACCAGAACGTGACGCTGGGGGCCCTCCACTTCGAGGAGGAGGAGGGCGAGGAACACATGCTGGCGAAAGATTACAAGCGCCATCCCGACATCGGCGACCACGTCGTCATCGGCGCCGGGAGCAACGTCCTCGGGCCAGTCGATGTCGGCGACCACGTGAGTATCGGGGCGAACTCGTGGGTCACCGACGACGTGCCGAACGACACGAGCGTGTTCATCTCCGACCATCCCGAGCAAGAGCGGAAACCGAACAAGTAG
- a CDS encoding transposase, with protein MSRDGDAFHCYECGLGAHSDITGAWNLLQDNVGPMARPAALLAEHDRDAPDSGAY; from the coding sequence GTGTCGCGCGATGGCGACGCGTTCCACTGCTATGAATGCGGGTTAGGCGCTCATAGTGATATTACAGGGGCGTGGAATCTACTACAAGACAACGTTGGGCCGATGGCGCGGCCCGCTGCCCTACTCGCTGAACACGATAGGGACGCACCCGATTCAGGGGCGTACTAG
- a CDS encoding glutamate-cysteine ligase family protein, translated as MQLSLELEYWTVDDTGALASARPVLERIDDLHAESADPMLEIVTDPCDDVPELREEVTVRLREAIEVAQEEGRHLVPLGTPLNAGPVTTSDGPRTRIQREVLGEAFENATHCAGTHLHVDQIEGAVTDQLNLLTALDPAFALVASSSYNQGHNVAACARSHVYRQTCYGDHPQLGQLWPYVEDVAEWDDRIDAAFDQFRRQALSYGVEPATFDAHFTPEDSIWAPVRLREKFDTIEWRAPDVALPGQILRLVEDIRDILSLVPDRRVEIGGRAGVTTSTVSIPAFDRLQQYVKLAIDHGLEDLTIRRYLETMGFDTAAYRPISAELGNTSRMSQERAQWLRLRYADRLEREVEALTVEQSPAWTEMTQSAR; from the coding sequence ATGCAACTCAGTCTTGAGCTCGAATACTGGACCGTCGACGATACGGGAGCACTCGCATCAGCGAGGCCGGTACTCGAGCGCATCGATGATCTCCACGCCGAGAGCGCTGACCCGATGCTCGAGATCGTCACTGATCCGTGTGACGACGTGCCCGAACTCCGAGAGGAGGTCACTGTCAGACTACGAGAAGCGATCGAGGTCGCTCAGGAGGAGGGACGCCACCTCGTACCACTCGGCACGCCACTCAACGCCGGCCCGGTCACCACGAGCGATGGTCCTCGAACGCGGATTCAGCGAGAGGTCCTCGGTGAGGCGTTCGAAAATGCCACCCACTGTGCCGGCACACATCTGCACGTCGACCAGATCGAGGGGGCCGTAACCGACCAGCTGAACCTGCTGACCGCACTAGATCCGGCGTTTGCGCTCGTTGCGAGCTCTTCGTACAACCAGGGGCACAACGTGGCTGCCTGCGCCCGATCCCACGTCTACCGGCAGACGTGTTACGGCGACCATCCCCAACTCGGTCAGTTGTGGCCCTACGTCGAGGACGTTGCCGAGTGGGACGATCGAATCGACGCCGCGTTCGATCAGTTCCGTCGACAGGCGCTGTCTTACGGTGTCGAACCGGCGACGTTCGATGCGCACTTCACGCCAGAAGACTCGATCTGGGCACCGGTTCGCTTGCGCGAGAAGTTCGACACGATCGAATGGCGGGCGCCGGACGTCGCGTTACCCGGACAGATCTTGCGACTCGTCGAGGACATCCGGGACATCCTGAGCCTTGTCCCGGATAGGCGAGTCGAGATAGGTGGACGCGCTGGTGTCACGACATCAACCGTGTCGATACCAGCGTTCGATCGGCTGCAACAGTACGTGAAGTTAGCCATAGACCACGGGCTCGAAGACCTCACTATCAGGCGATATCTGGAAACGATGGGATTCGATACGGCCGCCTATCGTCCCATTTCGGCGGAGCTCGGCAACACGTCCCGGATGAGCCAAGAGCGAGCACAGTGGCTTCGGCTCCGATACGCCGATAGGCTCGAGCGAGAGGTCGAAGCGCTCACCGTCGAGCAATCGCCGGCATGGACAGAAATGACGCAATCGGCCCGATAA
- a CDS encoding cation diffusion facilitator family transporter has protein sequence MNEHESAYDRSHDDHNHGHGGSSTSSRKLAAVSVINLLGFLAELAGGLLFGSVALLSDAFHMLFDALAYVMAFAAAHIADNYGDSDRWSYGLHRLEPFAAFLNGLLLLPMVGFILWESYQRFLEPVAIGTGPTLAIATGGLLVNIGSVYVLQGGEMSLNERGAFYHLLGDAGGSVAVIISTVIIEVTRLQIIDPIVAGLIAVVITWSAGKVLRGSSAIFLHRTPFEQHEVRAILRKVDGVTAVDDLHAWQICSQITVATVHLETDVETMAEAETVTRSVHEELAHHGVDHATVELCPGYGDRSTHLNNHAH, from the coding sequence ATGAACGAACACGAGTCGGCCTACGATAGATCGCACGACGACCATAACCACGGACACGGGGGATCATCGACGAGCAGTCGAAAGCTAGCTGCCGTCTCGGTCATCAACCTCCTCGGATTCCTCGCTGAACTTGCTGGCGGTCTACTATTTGGTTCAGTCGCGCTCCTGAGCGACGCCTTTCACATGCTATTTGATGCGCTCGCGTACGTGATGGCGTTCGCTGCCGCCCACATTGCCGACAACTACGGAGATAGCGACCGCTGGTCGTACGGGCTCCATCGTCTCGAACCATTTGCCGCCTTCCTCAACGGCCTCTTATTGCTGCCGATGGTCGGGTTTATCCTCTGGGAATCCTACCAGCGGTTTCTTGAGCCGGTGGCAATCGGCACTGGCCCCACGCTCGCCATCGCAACGGGTGGCCTGCTAGTCAACATCGGCTCAGTGTACGTCCTACAGGGCGGCGAAATGAGCCTCAACGAACGAGGGGCGTTCTACCACCTTCTCGGCGATGCCGGTGGTTCAGTTGCCGTCATTATTTCTACGGTTATTATTGAGGTGACTAGACTCCAGATTATCGACCCAATCGTTGCAGGGCTAATCGCTGTTGTCATTACATGGTCGGCGGGGAAAGTACTCCGTGGGAGCAGTGCAATCTTCCTACACCGGACACCATTCGAGCAGCACGAGGTACGGGCCATCCTGCGGAAGGTCGATGGCGTGACCGCTGTAGACGATTTGCATGCATGGCAGATTTGTAGTCAGATCACGGTCGCCACCGTCCATCTTGAGACCGACGTGGAGACGATGGCTGAGGCCGAGACGGTAACTCGAAGCGTCCACGAGGAACTTGCCCATCACGGTGTCGATCACGCCACTGTCGAACTGTGTCCCGGCTATGGCGATCGCAGTACGCACCTGAACAATCACGCCCACTAA
- a CDS encoding HalOD1 output domain-containing protein — MPDRTDREVVHRELDSDGNNPSVQVIEAIMDFEGVDSAELPPIYDCVDGMLNELFSNPPAPEAQMEVTFSYHQYRVTVEQNGNAKFVKTG, encoded by the coding sequence ATGCCAGATCGAACTGACAGGGAAGTTGTCCATCGTGAGCTTGACTCTGACGGCAATAACCCCTCAGTACAGGTTATTGAGGCGATCATGGATTTTGAGGGTGTAGATTCTGCCGAGTTACCTCCGATCTACGACTGTGTAGATGGAATGCTCAATGAACTCTTTTCTAATCCCCCAGCACCAGAGGCCCAAATGGAGGTTACGTTCAGCTATCACCAGTATCGAGTCACTGTCGAACAAAACGGTAACGCGAAGTTCGTGAAAACAGGGTAA
- a CDS encoding HalOD1 output domain-containing protein — translation MEYHNQHQIAADGGSAVLVEEQPSESIVQTVIRGIAAVQGTPECDLDPLYDSIDPEALNELVRHSQRVSSDISMKFIHEGCAVLVRNEDPIKITDSPPDETM, via the coding sequence ATGGAATATCATAATCAACATCAGATAGCCGCAGACGGCGGGTCAGCGGTCCTTGTAGAAGAGCAACCAAGTGAATCCATAGTACAGACCGTAATACGAGGAATTGCAGCTGTACAAGGAACTCCCGAGTGTGACCTTGATCCGCTATACGATAGTATCGACCCAGAGGCGCTGAACGAACTGGTGCGACATTCACAGCGTGTCTCATCAGATATATCCATGAAATTCATCCACGAAGGATGTGCTGTTCTGGTGCGAAACGAAGACCCGATAAAAATCACGGATTCACCACCGGATGAAACGATGTAA
- a CDS encoding primase-associated protein, producing the protein MIDPRETDRDAYLAAAIPTNYTDNEIVRLFTRGYDRYVVDNTPDRETLLSDLEQFGTAAFKSSQRNRPLEYPFVDEPATLVLLATLSTVCVSEQPRFEDTPPRRNQVLHNIRELFATNLLALVHEYDDPTLYQDIAEVLYAKGPGQDGPHPGRVCTGVKPMPEFDDEETAENECDLYVEIPMAAASRKCLARASTEATSSDETGEIRTQVKNNHLYVPLDHLHDTYRSYAKRCFGRLQAVQDQELGEPQRKWLRKHETAITERTDYALEIGQYEKVWKNWDQGEQIVRLLQNAVRASPQTQIGEFHTAQELSDALEAYEPENEGEKAQLGQLSNHRSIAKTLANSTSHRSVTIDRSDRVNTYRIGHSGGGSRPLEITELEDLFELPCLAALDERLQEEKPVRKDLFNLVRMVMWLPQYRKKPVDAITDELKDLFSRWPWFDPEISAYQIKYEARRGDRGIGSEGNTPLPMNCNNDDMQRYCIGKEQCPYSIYGSLPFPDDMYDQLEETDPI; encoded by the coding sequence AGAGACTGACCGAGATGCCTACCTCGCTGCAGCGATCCCAACCAATTACACCGATAACGAGATCGTTCGACTGTTCACCCGCGGGTACGACCGCTACGTCGTCGATAATACACCAGACCGAGAGACATTGCTTTCGGATCTCGAACAGTTCGGGACTGCTGCATTCAAGAGCTCCCAGCGCAACCGTCCGCTCGAGTACCCATTCGTCGACGAACCTGCCACGCTCGTATTGTTGGCTACTCTCAGTACAGTTTGCGTGAGCGAACAACCCCGCTTCGAAGACACGCCGCCTCGTCGGAATCAAGTCCTTCATAACATCCGCGAGCTGTTCGCGACCAATCTCCTCGCACTTGTACATGAGTACGACGATCCGACTCTGTATCAGGATATTGCTGAGGTCCTCTACGCGAAAGGCCCCGGTCAGGACGGTCCTCACCCGGGTCGCGTCTGTACGGGCGTCAAACCGATGCCCGAATTCGACGATGAGGAGACTGCCGAAAATGAGTGCGATCTCTACGTGGAAATCCCAATGGCGGCTGCCTCTCGAAAGTGTCTCGCGCGAGCATCCACCGAAGCCACAAGTAGCGATGAGACGGGCGAGATTCGAACGCAGGTCAAGAACAACCATCTCTACGTTCCGCTCGACCACCTCCATGACACTTATCGATCGTACGCCAAGCGGTGTTTTGGCCGGTTACAGGCAGTTCAAGACCAGGAACTCGGTGAACCACAACGCAAGTGGCTTCGAAAGCACGAAACTGCCATCACCGAACGGACTGACTACGCCCTTGAGATCGGTCAGTACGAGAAGGTATGGAAAAACTGGGATCAAGGCGAGCAGATCGTCCGACTGCTCCAAAATGCGGTGCGAGCGTCACCCCAGACTCAGATCGGCGAGTTTCATACTGCTCAGGAGTTATCCGATGCGCTCGAGGCATACGAACCAGAGAACGAGGGTGAGAAAGCTCAGTTGGGGCAACTGTCCAACCACCGTAGTATCGCAAAAACACTCGCTAATTCTACGTCACATCGGTCGGTGACGATCGATCGGAGTGACCGCGTCAATACGTATCGCATCGGCCACTCGGGCGGTGGATCGCGCCCACTTGAAATCACGGAACTCGAAGACCTGTTTGAATTACCTTGTCTGGCAGCACTCGACGAACGGCTCCAAGAGGAAAAGCCAGTCCGAAAAGACCTCTTCAATCTCGTTCGGATGGTGATGTGGCTTCCGCAATATCGCAAGAAGCCGGTCGACGCGATCACTGATGAACTCAAAGATCTGTTCAGCCGGTGGCCATGGTTCGATCCAGAGATCTCTGCCTACCAGATCAAGTACGAAGCCCGACGGGGCGATCGTGGCATTGGTTCCGAGGGGAACACACCCCTGCCAATGAATTGTAATAATGACGATATGCAACGGTACTGTATCGGCAAAGAGCAGTGCCCCTACTCAATCTATGGAAGCCTCCCATTCCCCGACGACATGTACGACCAACTCGAGGAAACTGACCCCATTTAA